The following DNA comes from Mesorhizobium sp. B2-1-8.
AACCGTATGCGCTTCGCTGCTGGTCGTCATGAAGGAAGCGGTCGACGAGGTCGTGGCGCGTGGCGTCGACCAGCAGGCGGCGCTCGATTTCCTGCTTGGCCACATGAACGTGCTCGGCGCCGTCATCTTCGGCGAAACCAAGGGCGTGTTCTCGGACGCCTGCAACAAGGCGATCGAATTCGGCAAGCCGGTGCTGATGCGCGACGACTGGAAGCGCGTCTTCGAGCCGGAAGAGATCGCGGCCAGCATTCAGCGGATCACTTGAGCGCCTCAGGTACAGATCATCTGAATTTGTGGTTGACTCATCATACCAGTTGGCTAAGCTAATCTTCGCTCGGATCAATCACGCTTCGCCGGGAGTTCGAAGCTGAAACGGGTGGAGGATGGCGGGGAAAAGGAACTTGCTTTGGCGGAGCCGACCGACGGCTTGAGTCCAGGCGTTCCGCAACCTTCACAGCCTGACGGATTCAAACGCGGACAGTGGCCTCGATCGATCGAGACACAGACTTTTCAAACGGGAGGACTTCATGAAACTGACACGCAGAATGACGCTTGCGGCTTTCGCCGGCGTGCTGGCACTCGGCACGGCGATGCCCGCCTACGCGGCGGACCTCATCGCCATCATCACACCATCGCACGACAATCCGTTCTTCAAGGCCGAAGCCGTCGGCGCCGAGGCCAAGGCCAAGGAACTCGGCTACGAGGCGCTGGTGCTGGTGCATGACGACGATGCCAACAAGCAGTCCGAACTGATCGACACCGCGATCGGCCGCGGCGCCAAGGCGATCATCCTCGACAATGCCGGCGCCGACGCCACCGTCGCCGCCGTGCAGAAGGCCAAGGACGCCGGTATTCCCTCTTTCCTGATCGACCGCGAGATCAACGCCACCGGCGTCGCCGTGGCGCAGATCGTCTCCAACAATTACCAGGGCGCCCAGCTGGGCGCGCAGGAATTCATCAAGCTGATGGGCGAAAAGGGCAATTTCGTCGAGCTGGTCGGCAAGGAATCCGACACCAATGCCGGCATCCGCTCCAAGGGCTATCATGACGT
Coding sequences within:
- a CDS encoding D-ribose ABC transporter substrate-binding protein translates to MKLTRRMTLAAFAGVLALGTAMPAYAADLIAIITPSHDNPFFKAEAVGAEAKAKELGYEALVLVHDDDANKQSELIDTAIGRGAKAIILDNAGADATVAAVQKAKDAGIPSFLIDREINATGVAVAQIVSNNYQGAQLGAQEFIKLMGEKGNFVELVGKESDTNAGIRSKGYHDVIDDYPDLKMVAQQSANWSQTEAYSKMESILQANPDIKGVISGNDTMAMGAYAALAAANRKDVIVVGFDGSNDVRDSITSGGIKATVLQPAYAQAQMAVEQANDFIKNKKSPEKEKQLMDCVLVNGDNAAKLETFALKN